A region from the Fundulus heteroclitus isolate FHET01 chromosome 22, MU-UCD_Fhet_4.1, whole genome shotgun sequence genome encodes:
- the mmrn2a gene encoding multimerin-2a isoform X1, with protein MTAVGELVLVLVLGLLVSARCEVRARDPEVEEEEEEGGRAALPPGVTETPLLGGPGRSAARIGNRCAFVQKKVLMVTEPCGSQRRAVKDQSPCGAGSPGCQRITYRLSTRPTFCQKKKVLTSLLWRCCPGHRGPNCHEDDPAGPGLQQHADPNREQNDYQTSFSAAYDPNDPARPDQNPEHRPGYHRPPVYHHQGQNPGPLQPASEETFALYQDVPAALPVPEMMALVLSQLQPILEAFNRSLEQLHLRVGGLAGDVADLRSRPQEAGLQLGGLEEAVQQAGDIRRQMEEQRRNMENLLQLHLSSFRVDVDQKLKQQQTMLQARLLGARNTTQAGEHLDQARLGARNTTQAGEHLDQARLGARDTNQAGEHLDQARLGARNTTQAGEHLDQDQTPEDQPELHPHHPADNTALWEAIRRLDIMVVNNTVKVDELTEEAEVSSAEVERLTLRLKDLDQQINQTARTSRVLFMETGLEVERSTVTVLRRVEQLESRVEQQEERLQENEKDVDHLYADCNCGELKAAVARLERGVATATQLANENRLTLRESSEVGGATRGGATRGGATRGGATRGGATRGGARDWEPEVEELQRGLQQVEESLASEQNRTRTTAHRLAQLGSAVSALQEAEVLQENQAEMLTLSFRSLLQDAIRHSDVLQLLLGEEVLEFLEWPVQDQEAHSIPALKEQVRELQEQLRSRQEARRLQERGAGGQEEEEVPSADQPAPPRWPPAGSGRPGGGAPARETPLLLLHPELEQRAGDGSDLWKLEKKVEQLQQRVLLLEERSCSCNGTPAEGGAPPAGLDLQLRWLQRGLEEHLRVFKSVFSNADTVAASGDALELDQLQEVLRRRGRKRGGGGGGGGGRGGGRGGGRGGGGHRSRRASAGAPFPSSQSGVSLLFVGGAPRSAADGTVTFSPSLNRDRFYSDTGVFTAPADGLYLFILTLHLRPGSAHVALRRVEERGGAPAALQVEGAGPWSRVGLLLLREGEELRLEVRGEWAESESSQLAVLQLRTT; from the exons ATGACGGCGGTGGGagaactggttctggttctggttctgggtttaCTGGTGAGCGCTCGCTGTGAGGTGAGAGCGCGGGACcctgaggtggaggaggaggaggaggagggaggaagagCCGCTCTTCCCCCCGGGGTGACAGAGACCCCCCTGCTGGGGGGGCCTGGGAGATCTGCAGCTCGGATTGG GAACCGCTGCGCCTTCGTCCAGAAGAAGGTTCTGATGGTGACCGAGCCGTGTGGGTCCCAGAGGCGGGCCGTGAAGGACCAGAGTCCGTGTGGCGCCGGGTCGCCGGGCTGCCAGAGGATCAC GTACCGGTTGTCCACGCGGCCCACCTTCTGCCAGAAGAAGAAGGTTCTGACCTCCCTGCTGTGGCGCTGCTGTCCGGGTCACAGAGGTCCAAACTGCCACGAAG ACGACCCGGCTGGACCCGGGCTGCAGCAGCATGCCGACCCGAACCGAGAGCAGAACGACTACCAGACGTCCTTCAGCGCCGCGTACGACCCGAACGACCCGGCCCGGCCCGACCAGAACCCAGAACACCGGCCCGGTTACCACCGTCCTCCAGTTTACCATCATCAGGGGCAGAACCCGGGACCGCTGCAGC CAGCCTCAGAGGAAACCTTTGCTCTTTACCAAGACGTCCCTGCAGCGCTCCCCGTCCCAGAAATGATGGCGCTGGTTCTGTCTCAGCTGCAGCCCATCCTGGAGGCCTTCAACCGCTCGCTGGAGCAGCTCCACCTGCGGGTGGGGGGGCTGGCTGGAGACGTGGCCGACCTGAGGAGCCGCCCGCAGGAGGCAGGGCTGCAGCTGGGCGGACTGGAGGAGGCCGTTCAGCAGGCGGGGGACATCAGGAGGCAGATGGAGGAACAGCGCAGGAACATGGAGaacctgctgcagctccacctCAGCAGCTTCAGGGTGGATGTGGACCAGaagctgaagcagcagcagacgaTGCTGCAG GCCAGGCTGCTGGGGGCCAGAAACACCACCCAGGCTGGAGAACATCTGGACCAGGCCAGGCTGGGGGCCAGAAACACCACCCAGGCTGGAGAACATCTGGACCAGGCCAGGCTGGGGGCCAGAGACACCAACCAGGCTGGAGAACATCTGGACCAGGCCAGGCTGGGGGCCAGAAACACCACCCAGGCTGGAGAACATCTGGACCAGGATCAGACACCTGAGGACCAGCCGGAGCTCCACCCCCACCACCCGGCAGACAACACGGCGCTGTGGGAGGCCATCAGACGGCTGGACATCATGGTGGTCAACAACACGGTGAAG GTAGACGAGCTGACGGAGGAGGCGGAGGTGTCTTCAGCCGAGGTGGAGCGGCTGACACTGCGGCTGAAGGATCTGGACCAGCAGATCAACCAGACGGCCCGCACCAGCCGTGTTCTGTTCATGGAGACGGGTCTGGAGGTGGAGCGGTCCACGGTGACGGTGCTGCGGCGGGTGGAGCAGCTGGAGAGCCGcgtggagcagcaggaggagcgtCTGCAGGAGAACGAGAAGGACGTGGACCACCTGTACGCCGACTGCAACTGTGGGGAGCTGAAGGCCGCCGTGGCCCGCCTGGAGAGGGGCGTGGCCACCGCCACCCAGCTGGCCAATGAGAACAGACTCACCCTGAGGGAGAGCAGCGAGGTGGGCGGAGCTACGAGGGGCGGAGCCACGAGGGGCGGAGCCACGAGGGGCGGAGCCACGAGGGGCGGAGCCACGAGGGGCGGAGCCAGGGACTGGGAGCCggaggtggaggagctgcagaggggTCTCCAGCAG GTGGAGGAGTCTCTGGCCTCGGAGCAGAACCGAACCAGAACCACGGCCCACAGGCTGGCCCAGCTCGGCAGCGCCGTCTCAGCTCTGCAGGAGGCGGAGGTCCTGCAGGAGAACCAGGCGGAGATGCTGACGCTGTCCTTCCGCTCGCTGCTGCAGGACGCCATCCGCCACAGCGAcgtgctgcagctcctgctggGCGAGGAGGTGCTGGAGTTCCTGGAGTGGCCCGTCCAGGACCAGGAGGCCCACTCCATCCCCGCCCTGAAGGAGCAGGTCAgggagctgcaggagcagctgaGGAGCCGGCAGGAGGCGAGGAGGCTGCAGGAGCGAGGAGCAG GaggccaggaggaggaggaggtgcccTCTGCTGACCAGCCCGCCCCGCCCCGCTGGCCCCCCGCTGGCTCCGGGAGGCCCGGCGGAGGAGCTCCGGCCAGGGAGaccccgctcctcctcctccacccggAGCTGGAGCAGCGCGCCGGGGACGGCAGCGACCTGTGGAAGCTGGAGAAGaaggtggagcagctgcagcagagggTGCTCCTGCTGGAGGAGAGGTCCTGCTCCTGCAACGGCACGCCGGCGGAGGGCGGAGCGCCCCCTGCCGGCCTGGACCTGCAGCTGCGGTGGCTGCAGAGAGGCCTGGAGGAACACCTGCGAGTCTTCAAGAGCGTCTTCAGCAACGCCGACACGGTGGCGGCGTCTGGAGACGCGCTGGAGCTGGACCAGCTGCAGGAGGTGCTGAGGAGGAGGGGCCGgaagcgaggaggaggaggaggaggaggaggaggaagaggaggaggaagaggaggaggaagaggaggaggaggacaccGCAGCAGGAGGGCGTCAGCAG GTGCGCCTTTCccgtccagccaatcaggagtcTCTCTGCTGTTTGTGGGCGGAGCTCCTCGGAGCGCCGCCGACGGTACCGTCACGTTCAGCCCGTCCCTGAACCGGGACCGGTTCTATTCCGACACCGGGGTCTTCACGGCTCCTGCGGACGGGCTCTACCTGTTCATCCTGACGCTGCACCTGAGGCCAGGCTCCGCCCACGTGGCCCTGCGGCGCGTGGaggagaggggcggagctccaGCGGCTCTGCAGGTGGAGGGGGCGGGGCCTTGGAGCAGGGTGGGCCTGCTGCTCCTCAGGGAGGGGGAGGAGCTGAGGCTGGAGGTGAGGGGGGAGTGGGCGGAGTCAGAGAGCAGCCAGCTGGCGGTGCTGCAGCTGCGCACCACCTGA
- the mmrn2a gene encoding multimerin-2a isoform X8 has protein sequence MIPDTEAGAVARFHHLKLRNRCAFVQKKVLMVTEPCGSQRRAVKDQSPCGAGSPGCQRITYRLSTRPTFCQKKKVLTSLLWRCCPGHRGPNCHEDDPAGPGLQQHADPNREQNDYQTSFSAAYDPNDPARPDQNPEHRPGYHRPPVYHHQGQNPGPLQPASEETFALYQDVPAALPVPEMMALVLSQLQPILEAFNRSLEQLHLRVGGLAGDVADLRSRPQEAGLQLGGLEEAVQQAGDIRRQMEEQRRNMENLLQLHLSSFRVDVDQKLKQQQTMLQARLLGARNTTQAGEHLDQARLGARNTTQAGEHLDQARLGARDTNQAGEHLDQARLGARNTTQAGEHLDQDQTPEDQPELHPHHPADNTALWEAIRRLDIMVVNNTVKVDELTEEAEVSSAEVERLTLRLKDLDQQINQTARTSRVLFMETGLEVERSTVTVLRRVEQLESRVEQQEERLQENEKDVDHLYADCNCGELKAAVARLERGVATATQLANENRLTLRESSEVGGATRGGATRGGATRGGATRGGATRGGARDWEPEVEELQRGLQQVEESLASEQNRTRTTAHRLAQLGSAVSALQEAEVLQENQAEMLTLSFRSLLQDAIRHSDVLQLLLGEEVLEFLEWPVQDQEAHSIPALKEQVRELQEQLRSRQEARRLQERGAGGQEEEEVPSADQPAPPRWPPAGSGRPGGGAPARETPLLLLHPELEQRAGDGSDLWKLEKKVEQLQQRVLLLEERSCSCNGTPAEGGAPPAGLDLQLRWLQRGLEEHLRVFKSVFSNADTVAASGDALELDQLQEVLRRRGRKRGGGGGGGGGRGGGRGGGRGGGGHRSRRASAGAPFPSSQSGVSLLFVGGAPRSAADGTVTFSPSLNRDRFYSDTGVFTAPADGLYLFILTLHLRPGSAHVALRRVEERGGAPAALQVEGAGPWSRVGLLLLREGEELRLEVRGEWAESESSQLAVLQLRTT, from the exons aTGATTCCAGACACTGAAGCAGGAGCTGTGGCCCGGTTTCATCACCTGAAGCTCAG GAACCGCTGCGCCTTCGTCCAGAAGAAGGTTCTGATGGTGACCGAGCCGTGTGGGTCCCAGAGGCGGGCCGTGAAGGACCAGAGTCCGTGTGGCGCCGGGTCGCCGGGCTGCCAGAGGATCAC GTACCGGTTGTCCACGCGGCCCACCTTCTGCCAGAAGAAGAAGGTTCTGACCTCCCTGCTGTGGCGCTGCTGTCCGGGTCACAGAGGTCCAAACTGCCACGAAG ACGACCCGGCTGGACCCGGGCTGCAGCAGCATGCCGACCCGAACCGAGAGCAGAACGACTACCAGACGTCCTTCAGCGCCGCGTACGACCCGAACGACCCGGCCCGGCCCGACCAGAACCCAGAACACCGGCCCGGTTACCACCGTCCTCCAGTTTACCATCATCAGGGGCAGAACCCGGGACCGCTGCAGC CAGCCTCAGAGGAAACCTTTGCTCTTTACCAAGACGTCCCTGCAGCGCTCCCCGTCCCAGAAATGATGGCGCTGGTTCTGTCTCAGCTGCAGCCCATCCTGGAGGCCTTCAACCGCTCGCTGGAGCAGCTCCACCTGCGGGTGGGGGGGCTGGCTGGAGACGTGGCCGACCTGAGGAGCCGCCCGCAGGAGGCAGGGCTGCAGCTGGGCGGACTGGAGGAGGCCGTTCAGCAGGCGGGGGACATCAGGAGGCAGATGGAGGAACAGCGCAGGAACATGGAGaacctgctgcagctccacctCAGCAGCTTCAGGGTGGATGTGGACCAGaagctgaagcagcagcagacgaTGCTGCAG GCCAGGCTGCTGGGGGCCAGAAACACCACCCAGGCTGGAGAACATCTGGACCAGGCCAGGCTGGGGGCCAGAAACACCACCCAGGCTGGAGAACATCTGGACCAGGCCAGGCTGGGGGCCAGAGACACCAACCAGGCTGGAGAACATCTGGACCAGGCCAGGCTGGGGGCCAGAAACACCACCCAGGCTGGAGAACATCTGGACCAGGATCAGACACCTGAGGACCAGCCGGAGCTCCACCCCCACCACCCGGCAGACAACACGGCGCTGTGGGAGGCCATCAGACGGCTGGACATCATGGTGGTCAACAACACGGTGAAG GTAGACGAGCTGACGGAGGAGGCGGAGGTGTCTTCAGCCGAGGTGGAGCGGCTGACACTGCGGCTGAAGGATCTGGACCAGCAGATCAACCAGACGGCCCGCACCAGCCGTGTTCTGTTCATGGAGACGGGTCTGGAGGTGGAGCGGTCCACGGTGACGGTGCTGCGGCGGGTGGAGCAGCTGGAGAGCCGcgtggagcagcaggaggagcgtCTGCAGGAGAACGAGAAGGACGTGGACCACCTGTACGCCGACTGCAACTGTGGGGAGCTGAAGGCCGCCGTGGCCCGCCTGGAGAGGGGCGTGGCCACCGCCACCCAGCTGGCCAATGAGAACAGACTCACCCTGAGGGAGAGCAGCGAGGTGGGCGGAGCTACGAGGGGCGGAGCCACGAGGGGCGGAGCCACGAGGGGCGGAGCCACGAGGGGCGGAGCCACGAGGGGCGGAGCCAGGGACTGGGAGCCggaggtggaggagctgcagaggggTCTCCAGCAG GTGGAGGAGTCTCTGGCCTCGGAGCAGAACCGAACCAGAACCACGGCCCACAGGCTGGCCCAGCTCGGCAGCGCCGTCTCAGCTCTGCAGGAGGCGGAGGTCCTGCAGGAGAACCAGGCGGAGATGCTGACGCTGTCCTTCCGCTCGCTGCTGCAGGACGCCATCCGCCACAGCGAcgtgctgcagctcctgctggGCGAGGAGGTGCTGGAGTTCCTGGAGTGGCCCGTCCAGGACCAGGAGGCCCACTCCATCCCCGCCCTGAAGGAGCAGGTCAgggagctgcaggagcagctgaGGAGCCGGCAGGAGGCGAGGAGGCTGCAGGAGCGAGGAGCAG GaggccaggaggaggaggaggtgcccTCTGCTGACCAGCCCGCCCCGCCCCGCTGGCCCCCCGCTGGCTCCGGGAGGCCCGGCGGAGGAGCTCCGGCCAGGGAGaccccgctcctcctcctccacccggAGCTGGAGCAGCGCGCCGGGGACGGCAGCGACCTGTGGAAGCTGGAGAAGaaggtggagcagctgcagcagagggTGCTCCTGCTGGAGGAGAGGTCCTGCTCCTGCAACGGCACGCCGGCGGAGGGCGGAGCGCCCCCTGCCGGCCTGGACCTGCAGCTGCGGTGGCTGCAGAGAGGCCTGGAGGAACACCTGCGAGTCTTCAAGAGCGTCTTCAGCAACGCCGACACGGTGGCGGCGTCTGGAGACGCGCTGGAGCTGGACCAGCTGCAGGAGGTGCTGAGGAGGAGGGGCCGgaagcgaggaggaggaggaggaggaggaggaggaagaggaggaggaagaggaggaggaagaggaggaggaggacaccGCAGCAGGAGGGCGTCAGCAG GTGCGCCTTTCccgtccagccaatcaggagtcTCTCTGCTGTTTGTGGGCGGAGCTCCTCGGAGCGCCGCCGACGGTACCGTCACGTTCAGCCCGTCCCTGAACCGGGACCGGTTCTATTCCGACACCGGGGTCTTCACGGCTCCTGCGGACGGGCTCTACCTGTTCATCCTGACGCTGCACCTGAGGCCAGGCTCCGCCCACGTGGCCCTGCGGCGCGTGGaggagaggggcggagctccaGCGGCTCTGCAGGTGGAGGGGGCGGGGCCTTGGAGCAGGGTGGGCCTGCTGCTCCTCAGGGAGGGGGAGGAGCTGAGGCTGGAGGTGAGGGGGGAGTGGGCGGAGTCAGAGAGCAGCCAGCTGGCGGTGCTGCAGCTGCGCACCACCTGA